A single Dechloromonas denitrificans DNA region contains:
- a CDS encoding diguanylate cyclase domain-containing protein, with the protein MERLIMHGRDMTSSQKVLLVDASRVVRASLSRYLRDSYEVCEEGDGESAWQSLVLDSSIVAVISGLDIAGLDGSGLIERLRASKLARLNRLPFFLLVSDSFAAAAKERALQLGVSDFIPKGMAAKAAKQVCERLSASSSQTESAPGLAEFGSQSDIGLSDFMSRIGTMAGLADELVAEGGGEQPADTERPERRLTKSRSEQCLQDLLASTVGSEPVGVLVFAIDGYDDLKSQYGREVADRVVMKFSRLLSGKIRGEESIGQLADGRIAIVSPTADREQCANFAWRVCRALAAAQVSVHGQRIETTVSAGVAAKPEDSATASTEELLRLAISRLDGAIRAGGNRVVHASGCGGNNVDQEEFFARLRALLANATPDTMMSCKGWVTSVCVACRKSMKAGNGPACPSGAAGGKCVGKSTERSV; encoded by the coding sequence TTGGAACGGTTGATCATGCACGGAAGAGATATGACAAGTTCGCAGAAAGTGCTGTTGGTTGATGCGTCACGCGTAGTTCGGGCCTCGTTGTCCAGATACTTGCGCGACAGTTACGAAGTTTGCGAGGAGGGCGACGGCGAGTCGGCATGGCAAAGCCTTGTGCTTGACTCGTCGATCGTTGCGGTTATCTCCGGCCTGGACATTGCCGGGCTCGACGGCTCTGGCTTGATCGAGCGACTGCGGGCGAGCAAATTGGCCCGCTTGAATCGCTTGCCATTTTTCCTTCTGGTGTCGGACAGCTTTGCCGCCGCGGCAAAAGAGCGCGCCTTGCAGCTCGGGGTTTCCGATTTCATTCCGAAAGGAATGGCGGCCAAGGCGGCCAAACAAGTCTGCGAGCGCTTGAGCGCGTCATCGAGTCAGACGGAATCGGCGCCTGGTCTTGCCGAATTCGGAAGTCAGAGCGATATCGGGTTGAGCGACTTCATGTCGCGCATCGGCACGATGGCCGGTTTGGCCGATGAACTCGTGGCCGAAGGTGGCGGCGAGCAGCCGGCCGATACAGAGCGCCCTGAGCGTCGGCTGACCAAGAGTCGTAGCGAACAGTGTCTCCAGGACTTGCTTGCGTCGACTGTCGGCAGCGAGCCGGTCGGCGTTCTGGTTTTCGCGATCGATGGCTATGATGACCTGAAGAGTCAGTATGGTAGGGAGGTCGCCGACAGGGTGGTGATGAAATTTTCTCGCCTGCTGTCCGGCAAGATCCGGGGAGAGGAAAGCATCGGCCAGCTTGCCGATGGTCGAATCGCCATCGTCTCGCCGACCGCCGACCGCGAGCAGTGTGCGAACTTTGCCTGGCGGGTCTGCCGGGCGTTGGCGGCGGCACAGGTTTCGGTGCACGGCCAGCGTATCGAAACCACGGTCAGTGCCGGGGTTGCGGCGAAGCCGGAAGACAGCGCCACGGCATCGACGGAGGAATTGTTGCGTCTGGCAATCAGTCGTCTCGACGGGGCTATCCGCGCCGGCGGCAATCGCGTCGTCCATGCTTCCGGCTGTGGCGGCAACAATGTCGACCAGGAAGAGTTCTTCGCGCGCCTGCGGGCCTTGCTCGCCAATGCCACTCCCGACACCATGATGTCGTGCAAGGGCTGGGTCACTTCGGTGTGTGTGGCTTGCCGCAAGTCGATGAAGGCCGGTAATGGCCCGGCTTGTCCATCAGGTGCGGCCGGCGGGAAGTGCGTCGGGAAATCAACCGAGCGCTCGGTATAA
- a CDS encoding sensor histidine kinase, whose product MLSGWFVAALASAYLGLLFAVARFGDARADAGRSIISANVYALSLAVYCTSWTFYGSVGRATSGGLSFLTIYLGPTLMLMFVGVIIKMIRISKAQRITSIADFIASRYGKSQFLAGLVTVIAVIGVVPYIALQLKAVAASFDVLFQQSSHTLLPWWLDSTLLIAAVLALFTILFGTRHLDATERHEGMVAAIAFESVVKLVAFLAVGLFVTYGMFGGLSDLFQQAAASPELHRLVQLDEARAGTWTALILLSGLAIIFLPRQFQIIVVENVDESHLKRAVWLFPLYLLLINIFVLPLALGGLLHFQGQSVNPDVFVLTLPMTRGAEALALLVFIGGLSAATGMVIVETIALSTMVCNDLVMPWLLRSTWLKIEKRQDLSGLLIGIRRVAITLILLLGYIYFRVAGEAYALVGIGLISFAAVAQFAPAMFGGMYWKQGTRAGAIGGLLAGFGIWLYTLLLPSFAKSGWIGSGFVEHGLFGIGWLKAQALFGLTGMDEISHCLWWSLLANIGCYVVVSLNSKPDAVEAGQAERFVDVFRHAQRATDTRLWRGNASVDALVELLERFLGPLRARQQLAAYAGNRGAGDWRSLPADADFVHFAEAELAGAIGSASARVMVASVAQEEDLGLEEVLDILDEATQVRAYSRELETKQGELEAATAELREANERLRELDRMKDDFISTVTHELRTPLTSIRALSEMLHEDPRMELVDRTRFLGIIVNEAERLTRLINQILDMAKMESGRAEWTTGKVDIGDVVREAMDSLGQLFREKDVALDGDIPASGPVVLADRDRLTQVMINLLSNAVKFVSGGSGRVSVKLTIDGRFVRVVVSDNGPGLTAEECVVIFEKFRQGGNTMTDKPQGTGLGLPISRQIVEYFGGNLWVESQPGAGANFIFTVPLPVPEE is encoded by the coding sequence GTGCTTTCCGGCTGGTTCGTTGCCGCGCTCGCCTCGGCCTACCTCGGACTGTTGTTCGCGGTGGCACGCTTTGGCGATGCGCGGGCCGACGCCGGGCGGTCGATCATTTCGGCCAATGTCTATGCGCTGTCGCTGGCCGTCTATTGCACGTCGTGGACTTTTTACGGCAGTGTCGGGCGCGCCACCTCGGGTGGCTTGTCCTTTTTGACCATTTATCTCGGGCCGACCCTGATGCTGATGTTCGTCGGGGTCATCATCAAGATGATCCGCATCAGCAAGGCCCAGCGCATCACCTCGATTGCCGACTTCATCGCCTCGCGGTACGGCAAAAGCCAGTTCCTGGCCGGCCTGGTGACGGTGATTGCGGTGATCGGCGTCGTTCCCTATATCGCGCTGCAACTGAAGGCGGTCGCCGCCAGCTTCGACGTGTTGTTCCAGCAGTCCAGCCACACCTTGCTGCCCTGGTGGCTCGATTCGACCTTGCTGATCGCCGCCGTCCTGGCGCTGTTCACCATTCTGTTCGGGACGCGTCATCTCGATGCGACCGAGCGGCACGAGGGGATGGTCGCCGCCATTGCCTTCGAGTCGGTGGTCAAACTGGTCGCTTTCCTGGCGGTCGGTCTGTTCGTCACCTACGGGATGTTCGGCGGCTTGTCCGATCTTTTCCAGCAGGCTGCGGCGAGTCCCGAGCTCCATCGCCTGGTGCAGCTCGATGAGGCGCGCGCCGGGACGTGGACCGCATTGATCCTGCTCTCCGGTCTAGCCATCATTTTCCTGCCGCGCCAGTTCCAGATCATCGTCGTCGAGAATGTCGACGAGTCGCACCTGAAGCGTGCCGTCTGGCTTTTTCCGCTCTATCTCCTGCTGATCAACATCTTCGTGCTGCCGCTGGCGCTCGGCGGTCTGCTGCATTTCCAGGGGCAGAGCGTCAATCCGGATGTCTTCGTGCTGACGCTGCCGATGACCCGCGGCGCCGAAGCGCTGGCGCTGCTGGTCTTCATCGGTGGCCTATCGGCGGCGACCGGCATGGTCATTGTCGAAACCATCGCCTTGTCGACGATGGTCTGCAACGATCTGGTAATGCCCTGGCTGCTCCGCTCGACCTGGCTGAAAATCGAAAAGCGCCAGGATCTTTCCGGTCTGCTGATCGGCATCCGGCGCGTTGCCATCACGCTGATCCTGCTGCTCGGCTACATCTATTTCCGGGTCGCCGGCGAAGCCTACGCGCTGGTCGGTATCGGGCTGATTTCCTTTGCTGCGGTCGCGCAGTTTGCACCGGCCATGTTCGGCGGCATGTACTGGAAGCAGGGCACCCGGGCCGGGGCCATCGGCGGCTTGCTGGCCGGCTTCGGCATCTGGCTGTACACGCTGTTGCTGCCGTCGTTCGCCAAGTCGGGCTGGATCGGCAGCGGCTTCGTCGAGCACGGTCTGTTCGGCATCGGCTGGCTGAAGGCCCAGGCCCTGTTCGGGCTCACCGGAATGGACGAGATTTCGCACTGCCTGTGGTGGAGTCTGCTGGCCAATATCGGTTGTTACGTCGTGGTGTCGCTCAATTCGAAGCCGGATGCCGTCGAGGCCGGGCAGGCCGAGCGCTTCGTCGATGTATTCCGGCATGCCCAGCGGGCAACCGATACCCGGCTGTGGCGCGGCAATGCCTCGGTCGATGCGCTGGTCGAACTGCTTGAGCGTTTCCTCGGGCCGCTGCGCGCGCGCCAGCAACTGGCGGCCTATGCCGGGAATCGCGGCGCTGGGGACTGGCGCAGTTTGCCGGCCGATGCCGATTTCGTGCACTTTGCCGAAGCCGAACTGGCCGGGGCGATCGGCTCGGCCAGTGCGCGGGTGATGGTGGCGTCGGTCGCCCAGGAAGAGGATCTTGGGCTGGAGGAGGTCCTCGATATTCTCGACGAGGCGACTCAGGTGCGCGCCTACAGCCGCGAACTGGAAACCAAGCAGGGCGAACTGGAGGCGGCGACCGCCGAATTGCGCGAGGCCAACGAGCGTCTGCGCGAGCTGGATCGGATGAAGGATGATTTCATCTCGACGGTGACCCACGAGTTGCGGACGCCACTGACCTCGATCCGGGCGCTCTCCGAGATGTTGCACGAAGATCCGCGGATGGAGCTCGTCGATCGCACGCGCTTCCTCGGCATCATCGTCAACGAAGCGGAGCGGCTGACCCGCTTGATCAACCAGATTCTCGACATGGCCAAAATGGAGTCGGGACGTGCCGAATGGACGACCGGGAAAGTCGATATCGGCGACGTGGTGCGCGAGGCGATGGATTCGCTCGGTCAGCTTTTTCGGGAAAAAGATGTGGCGCTGGACGGCGATATTCCGGCGAGCGGCCCGGTCGTTCTGGCCGACCGGGATCGCCTGACCCAGGTGATGATCAACCTGTTGTCGAATGCGGTGAAGTTCGTGTCTGGCGGCAGCGGGCGGGTCAGCGTCAAGCTGACGATCGACGGCAGATTCGTGCGCGTTGTCGTTTCCGACAACGGTCCCGGCTTGACCGCTGAGGAGTGCGTGGTCATTTTTGAAAAGTTCCGGCAGGGCGGCAACACGATGACCGACAAACCGCAGGGGACCGGTCTGGGCCTGCCGATCAGCCGGCAGATCGTCGAATATTTTGGTGGTAATCTCTGGGTAGAAAGCCAGCCCGGAGCGGGTGCAAATTTCATTTTCACGGTCCCTTTACCGGTGCCGGAAGAATAA
- a CDS encoding fumarate hydratase — MTAIKQEDLIQSVADAFQYISYYHPLDYIKALGEAYDREESPAAKDAIAQILTNSRMSAEGHRPICQDTGIGMVFIKVGMQVTWPDATMSIQQMIDEGVRRAYGNPDNPLRASVLADPAGARKNTKDNTPAVVHFEIVPGHHVEVICAAKGGGSEAKSKFAMLNPSDDLVDWVLHKIPEMGAGWCPPGIIGIGIGGTPEKAMLLAKESIMAPVDIHELKAKAATGAKLTRPEELRLELFEKINALGVGAQGLGGLTTVLDVKVLDYPCHAANLPVALVPNCAATRHCHFHLDGSGPAKLEVPKLEDWPAVTWTPDLKAATQVNLNTLTKAEVAAWKPGQKLLLNGKMLTGRDAAHKRIADMLAKGEKLPVDFTNRVIYYVGPVDPVRDEVVGPAGPTTGTRMDKFTRMMLEQTGLISMIGKSERGPVAIEAIKDNKSAYLMAVGGAAYLVAKAIKSAKVVGFADLGMEAIYEFDVENMPVTVAVDSSGISVHNTGPKEWQIKIGKIPVTA; from the coding sequence ATGACCGCCATCAAACAGGAAGACCTGATCCAGTCCGTCGCCGACGCTTTCCAGTACATCAGCTACTATCACCCGCTCGATTACATCAAGGCACTGGGTGAAGCTTATGACCGCGAGGAAAGCCCCGCCGCCAAGGACGCCATTGCCCAGATCCTGACCAACTCCCGGATGTCGGCCGAAGGCCATCGTCCGATCTGTCAGGACACCGGTATCGGCATGGTTTTCATCAAGGTCGGCATGCAGGTCACCTGGCCGGACGCGACGATGAGCATCCAGCAGATGATCGATGAAGGCGTCCGTCGCGCCTACGGCAACCCGGACAATCCGCTGCGTGCCTCGGTGCTCGCCGACCCAGCCGGTGCCCGCAAGAACACCAAGGACAACACCCCGGCCGTCGTCCATTTTGAGATCGTCCCCGGCCACCACGTCGAAGTGATCTGCGCCGCCAAGGGCGGCGGTTCGGAAGCCAAGTCCAAGTTCGCCATGCTCAACCCGTCGGACGACCTCGTCGACTGGGTACTGCACAAGATTCCGGAAATGGGCGCCGGCTGGTGTCCGCCCGGCATCATCGGCATCGGTATCGGCGGCACACCGGAAAAGGCGATGCTGCTGGCCAAGGAATCGATCATGGCCCCGGTCGACATCCATGAACTGAAGGCCAAGGCCGCCACCGGCGCCAAACTGACCCGCCCGGAAGAGCTGCGCCTCGAACTGTTCGAGAAGATCAACGCGCTCGGCGTCGGCGCCCAGGGTCTCGGCGGTCTGACCACCGTGCTCGACGTCAAGGTGCTCGACTACCCCTGCCACGCTGCCAACCTGCCGGTCGCGCTGGTCCCGAACTGCGCGGCGACCCGCCACTGCCACTTCCATCTCGACGGCTCCGGCCCGGCCAAGCTCGAAGTGCCGAAGCTGGAAGACTGGCCGGCCGTCACCTGGACGCCCGATCTCAAGGCGGCCACCCAGGTCAACCTGAACACCCTGACCAAGGCAGAAGTCGCCGCCTGGAAACCCGGTCAGAAACTGCTGCTGAACGGCAAGATGCTGACTGGCCGCGACGCTGCCCACAAGCGCATCGCCGACATGCTGGCCAAGGGCGAAAAACTGCCGGTCGACTTCACCAACCGCGTGATTTACTACGTCGGGCCGGTCGATCCGGTCCGTGATGAAGTCGTCGGACCGGCCGGCCCGACCACCGGCACCCGGATGGACAAGTTCACCCGGATGATGCTGGAACAGACCGGCCTGATCTCGATGATCGGCAAGTCCGAGCGCGGCCCGGTCGCCATCGAAGCGATCAAGGACAACAAGTCGGCCTACCTGATGGCCGTCGGTGGCGCCGCCTACCTGGTGGCAAAAGCGATCAAGTCGGCCAAGGTCGTCGGCTTCGCCGATCTGGGCATGGAAGCGATCTACGAGTTCGATGTCGAGAACATGCCGGTCACCGTTGCCGTTGATTCCTCAGGCATCAGCGTGCACAACACCGGTCCCAAGGAATGGCAGATCAAGATCGGCAAGATTCCTGTCACCGCCTGA
- the ilvB gene encoding acetolactate synthase large subunit, which produces MTETLNGAQITVRLLERQGIRIVAGIPGGAILPIYDALGQSTAIHHVLARHEQGAGFMAQGMARVTGQPAVCLASSGPGATNLLTAIADAKLDSIPLIAITGQVSRAMIGTDAFQEVDTYGLSIPITKHNFLVSSAEELLEVIPRAFQIAASGRPGPVLVDIPKDVQSETIEIDTWPEPGRALPAAPAQASLIEQAAAMINSAERPILYLGGGVVHSGAADLAVDLAQKANLPTVMTLMALGTMPVDHPLSLGMLGMHAARATNLALDECDLLIAVGARFDDRATGKVAQFCRNARIIHIDIDPAELDKIKTAHIGITADVRDALGQLLPAVAENDRKIWTERVNALQAQFPFHMPDADQALSHFGLIRTVAACLDNEAIVTTDVGQHQMWVAQAYPLRRPRQWLTSGGLGTMGFGVPAAIGAALAARDKTVVCFTGDGSILMNIQELVTAAQENVNVKIVLMNNAALGLVHQQQSLFYGERLFASQFTAMPDFVKVAQGFGLHAVDLDQAANPCAALMEAITRPGPCLIHASIDAEQKVFPMVPPGAANHEMIGN; this is translated from the coding sequence ATGACAGAAACTCTCAACGGCGCCCAGATCACTGTGCGCCTGCTCGAACGCCAGGGCATACGCATCGTCGCCGGCATACCGGGTGGCGCCATCCTGCCCATTTACGATGCGCTCGGGCAGTCGACCGCAATCCATCACGTTCTTGCTCGTCACGAGCAGGGTGCCGGCTTCATGGCCCAGGGCATGGCCCGAGTAACCGGCCAGCCCGCCGTCTGCCTCGCCTCCTCCGGCCCCGGCGCGACCAATCTGCTGACCGCGATCGCCGACGCCAAGCTCGATTCGATTCCGCTGATCGCCATCACCGGCCAGGTATCGCGCGCGATGATCGGCACCGATGCCTTTCAGGAAGTCGACACCTATGGCCTGAGCATCCCGATCACCAAGCATAACTTTCTGGTTTCCTCGGCCGAGGAGTTGCTGGAAGTCATTCCGCGCGCCTTCCAGATCGCCGCCTCCGGCCGCCCCGGGCCTGTGCTGGTCGATATTCCCAAAGACGTCCAGAGCGAAACCATTGAAATCGATACCTGGCCGGAGCCGGGCAGAGCCCTGCCGGCCGCCCCAGCCCAGGCGTCGCTGATCGAACAGGCGGCAGCCATGATCAATAGCGCCGAGCGCCCCATCCTCTATCTCGGCGGCGGCGTCGTCCATTCGGGCGCGGCCGATCTTGCGGTCGACCTGGCGCAGAAGGCCAACCTGCCAACCGTGATGACCTTGATGGCGCTCGGCACGATGCCGGTCGATCACCCCCTGTCACTTGGCATGCTGGGCATGCACGCGGCGCGCGCGACCAATCTGGCGCTCGATGAGTGTGATCTGCTGATTGCCGTCGGCGCCCGTTTCGACGACCGGGCGACAGGCAAGGTGGCGCAGTTCTGCCGCAACGCCAGAATCATTCACATCGACATCGATCCGGCCGAACTGGACAAGATCAAGACCGCCCATATCGGCATCACGGCCGACGTGCGCGACGCACTCGGCCAGTTGCTGCCGGCAGTCGCTGAAAATGACCGAAAGATCTGGACCGAGCGCGTCAATGCCTTGCAAGCGCAGTTCCCGTTCCACATGCCGGATGCCGATCAGGCGCTGTCGCATTTTGGCCTGATCCGCACCGTCGCGGCCTGCCTCGACAACGAGGCGATCGTCACCACCGATGTCGGCCAGCATCAGATGTGGGTGGCGCAAGCTTATCCGCTGCGTCGACCACGCCAATGGCTGACCTCCGGCGGCCTGGGAACGATGGGCTTCGGCGTGCCGGCGGCAATCGGCGCCGCACTCGCGGCACGCGACAAGACCGTGGTCTGCTTCACCGGCGACGGCTCGATCCTGATGAACATTCAGGAACTGGTCACCGCCGCCCAGGAGAACGTCAACGTCAAAATCGTATTGATGAACAACGCCGCACTCGGTCTCGTTCATCAGCAGCAGTCGCTGTTCTACGGCGAGCGTCTATTTGCCTCTCAGTTCACGGCAATGCCCGATTTCGTCAAGGTTGCCCAGGGGTTCGGCCTGCATGCCGTCGATCTCGATCAGGCGGCGAATCCCTGCGCGGCACTGATGGAGGCCATCACCCGCCCCGGCCCGTGCCTGATCCATGCCAGCATCGACGCCGAGCAGAAGGTTTTTCCGATGGTCCCGCCGGGCGCCGCCAACCATGAAATGATTGGAAATTGA
- a CDS encoding response regulator transcription factor, translating to MAHKILIVDDEPNIVISLEFLMKKEGFEIAIAGDGEEALAKVASFKPDLLLLDVMMPKKSGFEVCEALRADPALAGLLIVMLTAKGRDTEVAKGLAIGADAYVTKPFSTKDLVAKVKSMLGVA from the coding sequence ATGGCGCACAAGATTCTGATTGTCGATGACGAACCGAATATCGTCATTTCGCTCGAATTCCTGATGAAAAAGGAAGGCTTCGAAATCGCCATCGCCGGCGATGGCGAGGAAGCCTTGGCCAAGGTGGCGAGCTTCAAGCCGGACCTGCTGCTGCTTGACGTGATGATGCCGAAGAAATCCGGTTTCGAGGTTTGCGAGGCGCTGCGTGCCGACCCCGCGCTGGCCGGTTTGCTGATCGTCATGCTGACCGCCAAGGGACGCGATACCGAGGTTGCCAAAGGCTTGGCGATCGGCGCCGATGCCTACGTCACCAAGCCGTTTTCGACCAAGGATCTGGTAGCCAAGGTCAAGAGCATGCTGGGCGTTGCCTGA
- a CDS encoding TIGR00645 family protein, whose translation MRSPIKYLESFIFASRWIQAPLYIGLIIAQVVYCWLFMVELSHLIHNAIDTAHLSEADVMLSVLGLIDVVMIANLLVMVIVGGYETFVSRLDLEDHPDQPEWLSHVNAGVLKIKLSTAIIGISSIHLLKSFINAANLSEHTLMWQVIIHVVFLFSALAMALVDKTMTQTLALQHQKTH comes from the coding sequence ATGCGCTCCCCCATCAAATATCTCGAATCCTTCATTTTCGCCAGCCGGTGGATTCAGGCGCCGCTCTACATCGGCCTGATCATTGCCCAGGTCGTCTATTGCTGGCTGTTCATGGTCGAACTGAGCCACCTGATCCATAACGCCATCGACACCGCCCACCTCAGCGAAGCCGATGTCATGCTCTCCGTCCTTGGCCTGATCGACGTGGTGATGATCGCCAACCTGCTGGTCATGGTCATCGTCGGCGGCTATGAAACCTTCGTTTCCCGCCTCGACCTCGAGGACCACCCGGACCAGCCGGAATGGCTGTCGCACGTCAATGCCGGCGTGCTCAAAATCAAGCTATCTACGGCGATCATCGGCATTTCGTCGATCCACTTGCTGAAGAGCTTCATCAATGCCGCCAACCTGTCTGAGCACACATTGATGTGGCAAGTCATCATTCATGTTGTATTCCTTTTCTCCGCCCTGGCCATGGCCCTTGTCGACAAGACCATGACCCAGACCCTCGCCTTGCAACATCAAAAAACCCATTGA
- the acs gene encoding acetate--CoA ligase yields the protein MSNESVQLIYPSDEIVKNAAVSGMDAYRALCAEAEADYEGFWARHARDLVTWKQPFTQVLDESNAPFFKWFADGKLNVSYNCLDRQVEAGLGDKVAIIFEADNGESTKVTYKELLAKVCKMANLLRSKGVKKGDRVVIYLPMTVEGVVAMQACARVGAIHSIVFGGFSAQSLRDRMHDAGAVMLITSDGQFRGGKAIPLKPIADEAFGLGGCECVKNVIVFKRTGAEVNMVAGRDEWLHDALANQPETCEPEWVEAEHPLFLLYTSGSTGKPKGVQHSTGGYLLHAIMTMKYTFDIKPNDVFWCTADIGWVTGHTYITYGPLACGATEIVFEGVPTYPDAGRFWKVIQTHKVSIFYTAPTAIRSLIKAADNNPAIHPKSYDLSSLRILGSVGEPINPAAWQWYYDNVGGGRCPIVDTFWQTETGGHMITPLPGATPLVPGSCTLPFPGIQAAIVDETGADVPWGQGGILVVKRPWPSMIRTIWNDDERFVKSYYPADFQGKYYLAGDGAIRDINTGYFTITGRIDDVLNVSGHRMGTMEIESALVANPIVAEAAVVGRPDDLTGEAIVAFVVLKGQRPTGDDAKRIIKELQDWVGKEIGPIAKPKDIRFGDNLPKTRSGKIMRRLLRGLAKGEELTQDTSTLENPAILEQLKG from the coding sequence ATGTCGAATGAGTCCGTGCAGCTAATTTATCCGTCTGACGAAATCGTCAAGAATGCGGCGGTTTCCGGGATGGACGCCTATCGGGCGCTGTGCGCGGAAGCCGAGGCTGACTACGAAGGTTTCTGGGCAAGGCATGCCCGTGACCTGGTCACCTGGAAGCAGCCGTTCACCCAGGTGCTCGATGAGTCGAATGCCCCCTTCTTCAAGTGGTTTGCCGATGGCAAGCTGAATGTTTCTTACAACTGCCTCGATCGTCAGGTCGAAGCCGGTCTCGGCGACAAGGTCGCCATCATCTTCGAAGCCGACAACGGCGAATCGACCAAGGTCACTTACAAGGAACTGCTGGCCAAGGTCTGCAAGATGGCCAATCTGCTGCGTTCCAAGGGCGTCAAGAAGGGCGATCGCGTCGTCATCTATTTGCCGATGACCGTCGAAGGCGTCGTCGCCATGCAGGCCTGTGCCCGCGTCGGGGCGATCCACTCCATCGTTTTCGGCGGTTTCTCCGCCCAGTCGCTGCGCGATCGCATGCACGATGCCGGCGCCGTGATGCTGATTACCTCCGACGGCCAGTTCCGCGGCGGTAAGGCCATTCCGCTGAAGCCGATCGCCGACGAAGCCTTCGGCCTGGGTGGTTGCGAGTGCGTCAAGAACGTCATCGTCTTCAAGCGCACCGGTGCTGAAGTCAATATGGTTGCCGGTCGCGACGAATGGTTGCACGACGCTCTGGCCAACCAGCCGGAAACCTGCGAACCGGAATGGGTCGAAGCCGAACACCCGCTGTTCCTGCTCTACACTTCCGGCTCCACCGGCAAGCCGAAGGGTGTCCAGCACTCTACCGGCGGTTACCTGCTGCACGCCATCATGACCATGAAGTACACCTTCGACATCAAGCCGAACGATGTCTTCTGGTGTACGGCCGACATCGGCTGGGTCACCGGGCACACCTACATCACCTACGGCCCGCTCGCTTGCGGCGCGACCGAAATCGTCTTCGAAGGCGTGCCGACTTACCCGGATGCCGGTCGTTTCTGGAAGGTGATCCAGACCCACAAGGTCAGCATTTTCTACACCGCGCCTACTGCGATCCGTTCGCTGATCAAGGCGGCCGACAACAACCCGGCCATCCATCCGAAGAGCTACGACCTGTCGTCGCTGCGCATCCTCGGTTCGGTCGGCGAGCCGATCAATCCGGCGGCCTGGCAGTGGTACTACGACAATGTCGGCGGCGGTCGCTGCCCGATCGTCGATACCTTCTGGCAGACCGAAACCGGCGGCCACATGATCACCCCGCTGCCGGGCGCCACGCCGCTGGTGCCGGGTTCCTGCACGCTGCCCTTCCCGGGCATCCAGGCCGCCATCGTCGATGAAACCGGTGCCGACGTGCCGTGGGGTCAAGGTGGCATTCTGGTCGTCAAGCGTCCGTGGCCGTCGATGATCCGGACGATCTGGAACGACGACGAGCGCTTCGTCAAGTCCTACTACCCGGCCGACTTCCAGGGCAAGTATTACCTGGCGGGCGACGGTGCGATCCGTGACATCAATACCGGCTACTTCACCATCACCGGCCGTATCGACGACGTGCTGAACGTTTCCGGTCACCGCATGGGGACGATGGAAATCGAATCCGCCCTGGTCGCCAATCCGATCGTCGCCGAAGCTGCCGTGGTCGGCCGCCCGGATGATCTGACCGGCGAAGCCATCGTCGCCTTCGTGGTGCTGAAAGGTCAGCGCCCGACCGGTGACGACGCCAAACGCATCATCAAGGAACTGCAAGACTGGGTGGGCAAGGAGATCGGACCGATCGCCAAGCCGAAGGACATTCGCTTCGGCGACAACCTGCCGAAGACCCGTTCCGGCAAGATCATGCGCCGTCTGCTGCGTGGTCTGGCCAAGGGCGAGGAACTGACGCAAGACACCTCGACGCTGGAGAATCCGGCCATTCTGGAACAACTGAAGGGTTAA
- the ilvN gene encoding acetolactate synthase small subunit: MNAFTRNEQQAISRAVLEIDVKNHPGVMSHVVGLFSRRAYNVDGIVCLPVGNGEQSRIWLLVNEDKRLSQMIKQLEKLEDVIVVRRHDADHAVFCEVERFFAC; encoded by the coding sequence ATGAATGCCTTCACCCGCAATGAACAGCAAGCCATCTCCCGCGCCGTGCTGGAAATCGATGTCAAAAACCATCCGGGCGTGATGTCGCACGTCGTCGGCCTGTTTTCCCGGCGCGCCTACAACGTCGACGGCATCGTCTGCCTGCCCGTCGGCAATGGCGAGCAAAGCCGGATATGGCTGTTGGTCAATGAGGACAAGCGCTTGTCGCAGATGATCAAGCAACTGGAAAAGCTCGAAGACGTGATCGTGGTGCGCCGCCACGATGCCGACCACGCGGTATTTTGCGAAGTCGAACGTTTTTTTGCCTGCTGA